A genomic region of Sulfobacillus acidophilus DSM 10332 contains the following coding sequences:
- a CDS encoding polysaccharide deacetylase (PFAM: Polysaccharide deacetylase~COGs: COG0726 xylanase/chitin deacetylase~InterPro IPR002509~KEGG: afl:Aflv_1209 polysaccharide deacetylase~PFAM: Polysaccharide deacetylase~SPTR: Polysaccharide deacetylase): MHWTLWPLVVSLLAGPVATRPAPIINHVLTNQKVVALTFDDGPTRTWTPKVLQVLKKDHVRATFFVVGSHAERRPEILTEEIRDGMEIGSHGYQHITLKGKDAATVEQEIQQNQALLQSLGAPKPTLYRLPGGASDTVARQVLGKLGYRVIGWSIDTRDWRHRYTGAEMAQHVEKDISPGAIIIFHDGPNSSQATVDAVEQIIPALEKAGYRFDTVSHLLKLERVPAIRSAAHHHRP; the protein is encoded by the coding sequence ATGCACTGGACGCTGTGGCCGCTCGTCGTCAGCCTCTTGGCCGGCCCGGTAGCCACCCGCCCCGCACCAATCATCAATCACGTATTGACCAATCAAAAAGTGGTAGCCTTAACCTTTGACGACGGCCCGACCCGGACGTGGACGCCGAAAGTCCTCCAAGTATTGAAAAAAGACCACGTGCGGGCCACCTTTTTTGTGGTGGGCAGCCACGCCGAACGACGACCGGAAATCCTCACGGAAGAAATCCGCGACGGAATGGAAATCGGGAGCCACGGCTATCAGCATATCACGTTAAAAGGCAAAGACGCCGCCACGGTGGAACAAGAAATTCAGCAAAATCAGGCGCTCTTGCAATCCTTAGGGGCCCCCAAGCCCACGTTGTATCGTCTACCCGGCGGGGCATCCGATACCGTGGCCCGACAAGTCCTAGGAAAATTAGGATACCGCGTCATCGGCTGGTCCATTGACACGCGAGATTGGCGACATCGCTACACCGGAGCCGAAATGGCCCAACACGTGGAAAAAGACATATCGCCGGGAGCCATCATTATCTTTCACGATGGACCCAACTCGTCTCAAGCCACGGTCGACGCCGTCGAACAAATCATTCCGGCCTTAGAAAAGGCCGGCTACCGGTTTGACACCGTCTCGCACCTACTTAAGCTCGAGCGGGTACCGGCCATCCGGTCCGCCGCCCATCACCATCGCCCGTAA
- a CDS encoding major facilitator superfamily MFS_1 (PFAM: Major Facilitator Superfamily~COGs: COG2814 Arabinose efflux permease~InterPro IPR011701~KEGG: bmd:BMD_1606 major facilitator superfamily protein~PFAM: Major facilitator superfamily MFS-1~SPTR: Putative uncharacterized protein) — translation MIQESPRALFGVFLTVALIYGLIFMERTAPGLVTPELLHLYRVSPAVLSLMTLAQYFVYATLQVPVTWVGQRWPAEALLVAGAVLDGVGTVLFGLSHTFFTVVLSRGVVGLGDALIWLNIVQVLARRFSPGIFGRIIGLVAMTGNIGAIFGTFPLAVWIQGSGWRTPFLAMGGFLIAMAAVSWGVFFRWAPAPGATARVRRGLPWQAVWQKRPRLWGPVLGHWGMMGPFLGFVSLLAVPYLETVHHVGRVTASLYMAAGLLGSLLGGPLGGILADRFGVVWPYRFVAVENAVAWMIWTWGSSWFPSWALLTLFGLTGLANGASVLTFAVTRHFFPLEEQGLAAGLANTAGFLAAVLVPLGMGLWISLGGNYASMIGVAGLASLLGVVGSFLLPAEPQTRPAS, via the coding sequence ATGATACAAGAATCGCCTCGCGCGTTGTTCGGTGTGTTTTTGACGGTGGCCCTGATCTACGGCCTGATATTTATGGAGCGGACGGCCCCCGGGTTGGTGACGCCGGAACTCCTTCACCTCTACCGGGTGTCCCCGGCGGTGTTGTCCCTGATGACGCTCGCGCAGTATTTCGTATATGCTACGTTGCAAGTGCCGGTCACCTGGGTCGGACAGCGCTGGCCGGCGGAAGCGCTACTGGTGGCGGGTGCGGTGCTGGATGGCGTGGGAACGGTCTTATTTGGCCTATCCCATACGTTTTTTACCGTCGTGCTGTCGCGCGGCGTGGTGGGGCTGGGCGACGCCTTGATTTGGCTCAATATTGTTCAGGTATTGGCGCGGCGCTTTAGCCCGGGGATTTTTGGCCGGATTATCGGTTTGGTGGCCATGACGGGGAATATTGGCGCGATTTTCGGCACGTTTCCGCTGGCGGTATGGATTCAAGGATCCGGGTGGCGGACTCCGTTTTTAGCCATGGGCGGCTTTTTAATTGCGATGGCGGCCGTGTCGTGGGGCGTGTTTTTTCGCTGGGCCCCGGCTCCCGGTGCGACCGCGCGCGTTCGGCGGGGACTACCCTGGCAGGCTGTATGGCAAAAACGCCCTCGCCTATGGGGGCCGGTTTTAGGCCATTGGGGCATGATGGGTCCATTTTTAGGATTCGTCAGCCTTCTGGCGGTGCCCTACTTAGAAACGGTCCATCATGTCGGCCGCGTTACGGCCAGCCTGTATATGGCGGCCGGTCTTTTGGGGTCTTTACTTGGTGGGCCTTTGGGCGGGATTTTGGCTGATCGGTTTGGTGTGGTCTGGCCTTATCGGTTCGTGGCCGTCGAAAACGCGGTGGCGTGGATGATATGGACGTGGGGATCCTCCTGGTTCCCGAGTTGGGCCTTATTAACGCTGTTCGGCTTGACGGGGTTGGCTAACGGAGCCAGTGTCCTTACCTTCGCGGTGACCCGTCACTTTTTCCCGCTGGAAGAACAAGGATTAGCCGCCGGATTAGCCAACACGGCCGGTTTTTTGGCGGCGGTGCTGGTCCCGCTCGGGATGGGGTTATGGATTTCACTGGGCGGAAACTATGCGTCCATGATTGGCGTGGCCGGCCTGGCGTCTCTATTGGGCGTGGTGGGCAGCTTTTTATTGCCGGCGGAGCCCCAAACCCGCCCGGCAAGTTAA
- a CDS encoding hypothetical protein (PFAM: Cytochrome c) produces the protein MGALDIMGLAYWINAAPLSLVSGWSFLAAFNQQERQHGYPWWTRSGRWAGWSLPLIGLWWIVWGLRHPILLTGTARADLAVLWFGELSLVGLRRPGRFSALFAGIVGFLALFGLNHLMAQGLLAHPLPLKGAPSYPIHGWPTALWLTGCEASAAVAGLSLGSRAGTEQQLVRGLLALTGTVITGFFFTKSLMGPYLPAWANLMDGSSRHWWYWMADGVMGLFCFTGLRFWARGPGGRVAALVTSAVLVVGLVLLVHWATRAMVPDFATQMGQAALLFGVLGAVIGILGSANSLWQAERLLLVGVSGLWSIALTGAFQSLAMKNHWVPRPPISQVPATTAAEIQAGRELAQNLGCYTCHGVNGTQDRPNPGDPGQWVWAWNSAPFHHVFGGPSGRQKLWTLLWNGQYAYRMTFYPYQHNWSVAYDTIDNHYNVPAWNGIVTAQQMQWLVSYIQSLSVSPTGKGR, from the coding sequence GTGGGGGCGTTGGATATCATGGGCCTCGCCTATTGGATCAACGCCGCACCCCTATCCTTAGTCAGCGGATGGAGTTTTCTCGCCGCATTCAACCAACAGGAAAGACAGCACGGATATCCTTGGTGGACACGATCTGGACGATGGGCAGGCTGGAGTTTGCCTCTCATCGGGCTTTGGTGGATCGTGTGGGGTCTGCGGCACCCGATCCTGCTAACCGGAACAGCCAGGGCGGACCTCGCCGTTTTGTGGTTCGGCGAATTAAGCCTCGTCGGGTTGCGGAGGCCAGGCCGGTTCTCGGCCCTGTTCGCCGGAATCGTCGGTTTCCTGGCGCTTTTCGGTTTGAATCATCTGATGGCCCAGGGACTGTTGGCCCATCCCCTTCCCCTCAAGGGGGCTCCGAGCTATCCGATTCACGGATGGCCGACGGCCCTCTGGTTGACCGGCTGTGAAGCATCTGCCGCCGTCGCCGGCTTGAGTCTGGGAAGCCGGGCGGGGACAGAACAGCAGCTGGTGCGAGGTCTCCTCGCGCTGACGGGTACTGTCATCACGGGATTTTTCTTTACGAAATCCCTTATGGGCCCTTATTTACCGGCGTGGGCCAATTTAATGGACGGCTCCAGCCGCCACTGGTGGTATTGGATGGCCGACGGGGTCATGGGCTTATTTTGCTTCACCGGGCTACGGTTTTGGGCCCGGGGCCCCGGCGGTCGCGTCGCCGCCCTCGTCACGAGCGCCGTACTCGTCGTCGGGCTGGTTTTGTTGGTCCATTGGGCAACCCGTGCCATGGTACCCGATTTTGCCACCCAAATGGGGCAGGCCGCCCTCCTGTTTGGCGTCCTCGGCGCCGTTATCGGCATCCTCGGGTCGGCGAATAGCCTTTGGCAAGCCGAACGGTTGCTGTTGGTAGGGGTGTCGGGTCTCTGGAGTATCGCCTTAACGGGTGCTTTTCAGTCGTTGGCGATGAAAAACCATTGGGTGCCGCGACCGCCCATATCTCAGGTGCCGGCGACGACGGCGGCCGAGATTCAAGCCGGTCGGGAATTAGCCCAAAACCTGGGCTGTTATACCTGCCATGGGGTGAACGGCACCCAGGACCGCCCCAATCCGGGGGATCCCGGCCAATGGGTATGGGCGTGGAATTCGGCGCCCTTTCACCATGTATTTGGCGGGCCTTCCGGTCGACAAAAACTCTGGACCTTATTGTGGAACGGTCAGTACGCGTACCGGATGACATTTTACCCCTATCAACACAACTGGTCCGTCGCGTACGACACCATCGACAACCACTACAACGTCCCCGCGTGGAATGGCATTGTGACCGCTCAACAAATGCAGTGGCTGGTGAGTTATATCCAAAGTCTATCGGTCTCGCCGACCGGGAAAGGAAGGTAA
- a CDS encoding SirA-like domain-containing protein (PFAM: SirA-like protein~InterPro IPR001455~KEGG: sii:LD85_2549 SirA family protein~PFAM: SirA-like~SPTR: Putative uncharacterized protein): MHDASTPVQNLAPDEVFDVRGETCPFPAMYSQRKLKKLPAGRVIEILIDHPPAAEETVPGICAEKNWPYHSVKEDGYWRIKVFKTHP, translated from the coding sequence ATGCATGACGCTTCAACCCCTGTTCAAAACTTGGCCCCTGACGAAGTGTTTGACGTCCGGGGCGAAACCTGCCCGTTTCCGGCGATGTATAGCCAACGGAAATTAAAAAAACTGCCGGCCGGCCGCGTCATCGAAATACTCATTGACCATCCGCCCGCGGCGGAAGAAACCGTACCCGGCATCTGCGCCGAGAAAAACTGGCCCTACCATTCCGTCAAAGAAGACGGGTATTGGCGGATTAAAGTGTTTAAAACCCATCCGTAA
- a CDS encoding protein of unknown function DUF395 YeeE/YedE (PFAM: YeeE/YedE family (DUF395)~InterPro IPR007272~KEGG: mta:Moth_0449 hypothetical protein~PFAM: Protein of unknown function DUF395, YeeE/YedE~SPTR: Putative uncharacterized protein): protein MTILANLPAITPGWVLIGLFVLLGIGFGIILERSRFCFTTAFQETMEFRNPWILQAVFLWMGLSALVVSGLTEWGGVQPQLFNQGWYTVFGGFLFGTGMSMCGACASGQLFRAGSGYVANWMEFIGAGFGGILFALWFYPAVEQRALAHSQPLSLPATLHVPPIVWGLGSAVLFLGLAWRLHRRVPQRRSASYQEKTFRLSLRHPWNPLAGAILLTVLSTLYLVLSSGTSMSINTPNTLTIAWLVNWVTKPLGYNLATHGFFVEADYHHHIYSRLSPLALNQIYEPHFGHHLGDLALGVWLFIPLTIVGAFLSSRIAGEFKWRIPQKRSKLLWYLIGGVIMGFGAATALGCNIGAWTESFAARFDLSGLLFTVGMFPGVWFGTRLDEWVADRLWGFDQPTPVLRPRPREAMPAQAVEDR, encoded by the coding sequence ATGACGATATTGGCCAATTTGCCGGCCATCACGCCCGGCTGGGTGTTGATCGGACTTTTCGTCCTGTTAGGTATTGGCTTTGGCATAATCCTGGAGCGAAGCCGCTTTTGCTTCACCACGGCTTTTCAAGAAACCATGGAATTTCGTAATCCGTGGATTTTACAAGCCGTCTTTCTCTGGATGGGCTTGTCGGCTTTGGTCGTTTCGGGCCTGACCGAATGGGGCGGCGTCCAGCCGCAATTGTTTAATCAAGGGTGGTACACCGTGTTCGGCGGCTTTTTGTTCGGGACCGGCATGAGCATGTGTGGGGCGTGTGCCTCGGGTCAACTCTTCCGAGCCGGCTCCGGCTACGTCGCCAACTGGATGGAATTCATCGGAGCCGGATTCGGCGGCATCTTGTTCGCCCTCTGGTTCTACCCGGCCGTAGAACAGCGCGCGCTCGCGCATTCGCAACCGCTGTCGTTACCGGCGACCCTCCACGTGCCGCCCATCGTCTGGGGGCTGGGCAGTGCCGTGTTATTTTTGGGTCTGGCGTGGCGCCTTCACCGGCGGGTTCCCCAACGGCGATCGGCCTCTTATCAGGAAAAAACCTTTCGCTTGTCGCTTCGGCATCCCTGGAATCCCTTAGCCGGCGCGATTTTGTTAACCGTGTTATCCACCCTCTACCTCGTCCTTTCCTCCGGCACGTCCATGAGCATCAATACCCCCAACACGTTGACGATTGCCTGGTTAGTCAATTGGGTGACCAAACCGTTAGGGTACAATTTGGCCACGCACGGTTTTTTCGTGGAAGCCGACTATCACCATCACATTTATTCCCGGCTCTCCCCGCTGGCGCTAAACCAGATATATGAACCGCATTTTGGCCATCATTTGGGCGATCTCGCCCTCGGCGTCTGGCTTTTCATCCCGCTTACGATTGTGGGGGCCTTCTTATCGTCCCGCATCGCCGGGGAATTTAAATGGCGGATCCCCCAAAAGCGCAGCAAACTGCTCTGGTATTTAATTGGCGGGGTCATTATGGGCTTTGGCGCAGCCACCGCGCTGGGCTGCAATATCGGCGCCTGGACCGAAAGTTTCGCTGCCCGCTTTGACTTGTCCGGGCTCCTCTTCACCGTCGGCATGTTTCCCGGCGTCTGGTTCGGCACCCGGCTGGATGAATGGGTGGCGGATCGGTTGTGGGGATTTGACCAACCGACCCCGGTCCTCCGTCCCCGACCCCGAGAAGCGATGCCCGCCCAAGCGGTCGAAGACCGTTAA
- a CDS encoding 40-residue YVTN family beta-propeller repeat protein (TIGRFAM: 40-residue YVTN family beta-propeller repeat~InterPro IPR011964~TIGRFAM: YVTN beta-propeller repeat): MRVPVRLSAVATILASLAAGCGQTTTPTATTEPAVHPAPPSDGYVFVMNTGSDTISVIDPKTNTVIKTLNAQGMTLSPYPSDQYAPGSGYVLSGWKNTLSILKVSGTSVSLVKNIPLPTSVTTKNGTPVPQTGVWGDITPSGTGVVAVREAEKYLFLNMNPHSKTFGQVEYSIDTAQLGPHGTGIGP, encoded by the coding sequence ATGCGAGTTCCTGTACGGCTATCGGCCGTCGCCACCATCTTAGCCAGCCTGGCGGCCGGATGTGGCCAAACAACCACTCCGACAGCCACGACCGAACCGGCCGTGCATCCGGCACCGCCGTCCGACGGCTATGTCTTTGTCATGAACACCGGTTCGGACACGATTTCCGTGATCGACCCGAAAACCAATACGGTCATCAAAACCCTCAATGCCCAGGGCATGACCCTGTCCCCGTACCCGTCGGACCAATATGCCCCCGGATCGGGTTATGTTCTCTCGGGCTGGAAAAATACCTTATCCATTTTGAAGGTATCCGGCACGTCGGTTTCTCTGGTGAAAAACATCCCCTTACCGACGAGTGTAACCACCAAAAACGGGACGCCGGTTCCCCAAACGGGCGTGTGGGGTGACATCACGCCGAGTGGCACCGGGGTTGTCGCGGTGCGCGAAGCCGAGAAATATCTCTTTTTGAACATGAATCCCCACAGCAAGACCTTTGGCCAAGTCGAATATTCCATTGATACGGCCCAGTTAGGTCCCCACGGGACCGGCATCGGGCCCTGA
- a CDS encoding hypothetical protein (KEGG: hla:Hlac_1259 hypothetical protein~SPTR: 40-residue YVTN family beta-propeller repeat protein) produces the protein MLNVAKHEVVSTIASAVPKPTMDTVSWNGKYLIVEDTANLANQVTIYSLTNPETPVALATLTAGVAPNTDQVAPNNQYTFEISSGNPKAHINGSVEVIQLSDHPSVIKTIALPGSGDTVGTFSPNGQYLYVNVPSINKVAVISVSSQKLVDMISVGQDPGGLFTSHYDWVTRPPATSS, from the coding sequence GTGTTAAATGTGGCAAAACACGAGGTGGTTTCGACGATCGCCAGCGCCGTGCCCAAACCGACCATGGATACCGTGTCGTGGAACGGTAAATATCTCATTGTGGAGGATACGGCCAATCTGGCCAATCAAGTCACCATCTATTCCTTGACCAACCCGGAAACGCCGGTCGCGCTAGCTACTTTGACGGCGGGCGTCGCTCCCAACACCGATCAAGTGGCTCCCAACAACCAATATACGTTTGAAATCTCGTCGGGTAACCCGAAAGCGCACATCAACGGGTCCGTCGAAGTCATTCAATTGTCGGACCATCCCTCCGTCATCAAAACGATTGCCTTACCCGGATCCGGCGATACCGTGGGCACCTTTTCTCCGAACGGCCAGTACCTTTATGTCAATGTCCCCTCAATCAACAAGGTGGCGGTCATCTCGGTGTCGTCACAAAAGTTGGTCGACATGATATCCGTGGGCCAAGACCCGGGCGGACTCTTTACCAGTCATTACGATTGGGTTACGCGGCCACCCGCCACGTCGAGTTAG
- a CDS encoding GTP-sensing pleiotropic transcriptional repressor CodY (PFAM: CodY helix-turn-helix domain; CodY GAF-like domain~TIGRFAM: GTP-sensing transcriptional pleiotropic repressor CodY~COGs: COG4465 Pleiotropic transcriptional repressor~HAMAP: GTP-sensing transcriptional pleiotropic repressor codY~InterPro IPR010312:IPR013198:IPR014154~KEGG: hor:Hore_07580 transcriptional repressor CodY~PFAM: GTP-sensing transcriptional pleiotropic repressor CodY, N-terminal; GTP-sensing helix-turn-helix, CodY, C-terminal~SPTR: GTP-sensing transcriptional pleiotropic repressor CodY;~TIGRFAM: GTP-sensing transcriptional pleiotropic repressor CodY) gives MEQLLDKTRRINRLLQRSAGHPVNFEEMAKILGELIQANVYVVSRRGKILGYSLLDSFECNIMVREVLEPEVFPANYNQGLLKVDETLPNVSQQARQCVFFHDKPCLYENKLTTIVPVNGGGDRLGTLVISRFGREFTDEDLILAEYGATVVAMEILRSKSDELEMEARKKAAVKVAIDTLSYSELEAVQHIFEELGGPEGLLVASKVADRVGITRSVIVNALRKFESAGVIESRSLGMKGTHIRVLNDRLLGELKKLQR, from the coding sequence GTGGAACAGTTGCTGGACAAGACGCGCCGGATTAACCGCCTATTACAGCGGTCGGCCGGTCATCCGGTCAACTTTGAGGAAATGGCCAAGATTTTAGGGGAACTGATTCAGGCCAACGTGTATGTGGTTAGTCGGCGTGGAAAGATTTTAGGGTACTCTTTGCTGGACTCATTCGAATGCAACATCATGGTGCGTGAAGTCCTTGAACCGGAAGTATTTCCCGCCAACTATAACCAAGGGCTTCTTAAGGTGGATGAGACATTGCCGAATGTGTCGCAGCAAGCCCGGCAGTGTGTCTTCTTCCATGATAAGCCTTGTCTTTATGAAAACAAATTGACGACCATCGTGCCGGTCAACGGCGGTGGCGATCGCTTGGGAACATTGGTCATTTCCCGGTTTGGGCGGGAGTTTACCGATGAAGACCTGATTTTGGCCGAGTATGGTGCGACCGTCGTGGCGATGGAGATCCTGCGCTCGAAATCCGATGAGCTGGAAATGGAAGCACGGAAGAAAGCGGCCGTGAAAGTGGCTATCGACACCCTATCCTATTCGGAACTGGAAGCGGTTCAGCACATTTTCGAAGAGCTTGGCGGACCGGAAGGACTCCTGGTCGCGTCCAAGGTCGCGGATCGCGTAGGCATTACCCGGTCGGTGATTGTGAACGCGCTACGCAAATTTGAGTCGGCCGGCGTGATCGAGTCCCGTTCGCTCGGGATGAAAGGCACCCACATTCGGGTCTTAAACGACCGGTTGTTAGGGGAACTCAAGAAGTTGCAACGGTAA
- a CDS encoding ATP-dependent hsl protease ATP-binding subunit hslU (PFAM: AAA domain (Cdc48 subfamily); C-terminal, D2-small domain, of ClpB protein; ATPase family associated with various cellular activities (AAA)~TIGRFAM: ATP-dependent protease HslVU, ATPase subunit~COGs: COG1220 ATP-dependent protease HslVU (ClpYQ) ATPase subunit~HAMAP: ATP-dependent hsl protease ATP-binding subunit hslU~InterPro IPR011704:IPR013093:IPR004491:IPR003593~KEGG: aac:Aaci_1385 heat shock protein HslVU, ATPase subunit HslU~PFAM: ATPase associated with various cellular activities, AAA-2; ATPase associated with various cellular activities, AAA-5~SMART: ATPase, AAA+ type, core~SPTR: ATP-dependent protease ATPase subunit HslU;~TIGRFAM: Heat shock protein HslU) codes for MTPARIVEELDRYIVGQKEAKRAVAIALRHRWRRSRLDPELQEEITPKNILMIGPTGVGKTEVARRLARLLKVPFVKVEATKFTEVGYVGRDVDAMVRDLVEVSVRMVKEERSQKVKDRAERLAEDRIVDALAPLPEDTGPVRNPFEMFFGGGTPTASSRPVDPEERRRIEDERRKIREKLRMRAMEHETIEVEVEDVAPLPMMGGNMPGMENQLNLGEMLQGILPKRTKRRKMTVAEARKVLTQEEADKLIDTESVNAEAVWRAEQQGIIFIDEFDKIASSSQSAHGPDVSREGVQRDILPIVEGSTVQTKYGPVKTDHILFIAAGAFHVAKPSDLIPELQGRFPIRVEFDALTEDDFYRILTEPRHSLVFQYQALLAAEGVQVTFDDAALRAMARYAYRVNRDTENIGARRLHTIIEKVLEELSFSAPELSGQTIPITAAYVDERLSRIADNVDINRYIL; via the coding sequence ATGACGCCGGCGCGGATAGTTGAGGAACTCGACCGATATATTGTGGGTCAAAAAGAGGCGAAGCGGGCGGTCGCGATTGCTCTTCGTCACCGGTGGCGCCGGAGCAGACTGGATCCCGAGTTGCAAGAAGAAATTACCCCGAAAAATATCCTCATGATTGGGCCGACCGGTGTCGGAAAAACGGAAGTGGCCCGACGGCTGGCTCGCTTGTTAAAGGTGCCGTTTGTTAAAGTGGAAGCCACTAAATTCACCGAAGTGGGGTACGTCGGGCGGGATGTGGACGCCATGGTGCGCGACTTGGTCGAAGTCAGCGTGCGGATGGTCAAAGAAGAGCGGAGCCAAAAGGTGAAAGATCGAGCCGAGCGGTTAGCCGAAGATCGGATTGTGGATGCGTTGGCTCCGTTGCCGGAAGATACCGGCCCGGTTCGAAACCCGTTCGAAATGTTTTTCGGTGGCGGAACGCCGACTGCGTCCTCGCGCCCGGTAGATCCTGAGGAGCGGCGTCGCATTGAGGATGAGCGGCGGAAAATCCGAGAGAAACTCCGTATGCGGGCGATGGAGCACGAGACAATTGAAGTGGAAGTCGAAGATGTCGCCCCCTTGCCGATGATGGGGGGGAACATGCCGGGGATGGAAAATCAATTAAACCTCGGTGAGATGCTGCAGGGGATATTGCCCAAGCGCACCAAACGGCGAAAAATGACGGTGGCCGAAGCGCGGAAAGTCCTTACCCAAGAGGAAGCCGACAAATTGATCGACACCGAATCCGTGAATGCGGAAGCGGTGTGGCGCGCGGAACAGCAAGGGATCATCTTTATCGACGAGTTCGACAAAATTGCCTCCTCTAGCCAATCGGCGCATGGCCCGGACGTTTCGCGGGAAGGCGTACAACGGGACATTCTGCCGATTGTGGAAGGGTCCACGGTGCAAACCAAGTATGGCCCGGTGAAGACCGATCATATTCTTTTTATTGCCGCCGGCGCCTTTCATGTGGCAAAGCCGAGTGACTTGATTCCCGAATTGCAAGGCCGGTTTCCCATTCGGGTGGAATTCGACGCCCTGACCGAAGACGATTTTTATCGAATTTTGACCGAACCGCGTCACTCGTTGGTTTTTCAATATCAAGCGTTATTGGCGGCCGAAGGGGTGCAAGTCACGTTCGATGACGCCGCCTTACGGGCCATGGCACGCTATGCCTATCGGGTGAATCGGGATACCGAAAATATCGGGGCTCGACGATTGCACACGATTATCGAAAAAGTGCTGGAAGAGTTGAGTTTTAGCGCACCGGAGCTCTCGGGCCAAACCATCCCGATTACGGCGGCCTATGTCGATGAACGTTTGAGTCGGATTGCGGACAACGTTGACATCAATAGGTATATACTCTGA
- a CDS encoding ATP dependent peptidase CodWX, CodW component (PFAM: Proteasome subunit~TIGRFAM: ATP-dependent protease HslVU, peptidase subunit~COGs: COG5405 ATP-dependent protease HslVU (ClpYQ) peptidase subunit~HAMAP: ATP-dependent protease hslV~InterPro IPR001353~KEGG: toc:Toce_1088 ATP dependent peptidase CodWX, CodW component~PFAM: Proteasome, subunit alpha/beta~SPTR: ATP-dependent protease peptidase subunit-like protein;~TIGRFAM: ATP-dependent protease HslVU, peptidase subunit): protein MEFHGTTILAMVRQGQAVIGGDGQVTFGQNTVMKHTAKKVRRLYHGEVLAGFAGAVADALTLFERFEGKLEESHGNLSRAAVALSREWRTDRMLGKLEALLVVLDRHNVFLLSGTGEVIEPDDGIAAVGSGGSYALAAARALVSVDTGLPLEDIVRRSLDIAADICVYTNHHLTIERLG, encoded by the coding sequence ATGGAATTTCACGGAACAACTATTTTGGCCATGGTACGCCAAGGCCAGGCGGTGATTGGCGGAGACGGACAAGTGACGTTCGGCCAAAATACGGTCATGAAACATACGGCCAAAAAAGTCCGCCGGCTGTATCACGGGGAGGTGTTGGCGGGATTTGCCGGCGCGGTGGCGGACGCCTTGACGTTGTTTGAGCGGTTTGAAGGTAAACTGGAAGAAAGCCACGGCAATTTGTCGCGGGCGGCGGTGGCCCTTTCGCGGGAATGGCGCACCGACCGGATGTTAGGGAAGCTCGAAGCGCTCTTGGTGGTATTGGATCGGCACAATGTCTTTTTATTGTCCGGTACCGGCGAAGTCATCGAGCCGGACGACGGTATTGCCGCCGTCGGGTCGGGCGGTAGCTATGCGCTTGCGGCAGCCCGTGCCCTGGTGTCGGTGGACACGGGACTCCCGTTGGAAGATATTGTTCGGCGTTCGTTGGATATTGCGGCGGATATTTGCGTATATACCAACCATCATTTAACCATTGAACGGTTAGGTTAA